TGTACGGAGTATAGAATTCTACAATCTCTTTTGCGATTTCGCTCCAGAACCATTCCCAGTTTTCAGCTTTTTTATAGAGATCGTCAAGAGTTTTGATGCCGTGTTTGTCCATCCACTGCTTCACGTTGGTTTGATTTACAAATTCTTTCGAGGGTTTAAACACTCGTTTTTCATCTAAGAGTACTGAAACATTTTCAGGTGCCATATTTTTTTCAACCTCTCCCAGGTTTTAACCTGTGTTAGTATCGGTAGTTTTTCCTCTCTGAGCATATATAACCTACTCTGAATGGTTTGTACCCAGAGGTAGGAATGTGCCACTATACGATAACGGTTTAAGAAGTTTTGCATCGAGAAACTGCTTTTTCCCTCTGTTGATTGAATCAACGGCCAACAGACTCTTTTTTTATTATTTTTCTATCAACAACTAAATATAAATTAGAAAAGAAGTTTGAGATAGTCTCCCCACCAGAAAAAGATCTATCGTTTTTCTATTTACTAAGTGCTATCTCGATTGATGATACGTTTGATGTTCTTCCTTCTTCGTTGGTAATAGACTCGGTTCCGATGCGGATTTCTTTGACTTTTGCGTCGGGGACAAAGCGATTCCGTGTGATTTCTGCAGCATCAACTGCTCGGCTGATTGCTCGTCCGCGGGCTTTAATGATTACTTCATTTGACCCGCTGTTGAACTGTGTTACCACTGCGAGAACATAGCTCATTGGTGGTTTGTTTCCTATATATATCACGTTTTCTTCGCTTGTTTCTTTTGTCGTCATAATTGTTTTACCTCCCTGATTATTAGCTCAGTGATTGACAAGTCATCTATCAATGTCTTTGTTTATAAATATTTCGAATTTTTTCCTGGGTTTTACCCTTATTTGTGATAATCTTCTGGAGTTTAACGAGAACATCTGAGGGGTCTTTTCCAAGAATGCGAATCATTGGTTCTTTGCCGACAGCTCCTTTATCATAGATAATATCAGGTACCTGCCCAAGTTGTTGAACAACGAGGCGTGTCCCCCATTCCATCGTTGATGGAGTATCTGCAGGTTCTTCTTTTCGGTCAAAACATCCGACAGTAAAACCATGGTTACGGCAAGTGTCAATAAGGAGTGGTGAATATTTGATGTTCAGCGCAGAACGAACCGAGGGGTCACACGCAGATGCGGCAAGAACAATTGCAGCAACATGTTTGGATCCGCCAAAGCATAGTTCGCCACAGCACCATGGTGTAGTGTTTCGTTTGATAATCCGCCCAGACAACCCACAAACTTCATGGTGATGTTGTGCATGTGGTATTGCATAGACAAAGTTTATTCCTACCTCAGGAATGAGATCAACAGGTATGAGAAGTAACAGATCATCGAGTGCTTTTTTTAAGGTAATCCAGACTGTGATTTCTTCGTTGGTTACTGGTGGTTGCGTATGCATAGGTTGGAGGTGATGATTGAGAACATCAGAGCCTTTGCCTGGATGGTATCCTTGGTTGATCATGTTCCAGGTGATCCATTTAGCGTGACGTACTGCATCTGCTGGTTGTTTATTCATTGCAAGAAGTCCTGTAATTAATGCAGAGAGGGTGCACCCTGATCCATGTGCTTTTGTATTATGTATCATTGGCAAAGAATATTCATACGTGGTGGTACCGTCGAAAAAAACATCGGTTGCATTGTGCGACTGAAGATGTCCGCCTTTGATAAGTACCATATCTGGCCCGAATTGTTCAAGTGTTTGACATGATGTTCGCATATCTTCTATTGAGCGGATTTTGGTGTGTGTGAGTTTTTCTGCCTCTGGAATGTTTGCTGTGAGAAGACAGGAAATAGGGAGTAAATGTTTTTTTAGCGTGTCTGCAAAATCTGTTTGAGCAAGGTTATCACCGCTAGTTGCAACCATGACAGGATCAACAACTGGTCTGATTTTTTCTTGTTGCAGTTTTCGAGTAACACATGCAACGATTTCAGCATCATACAGCATCCCGGTTTTTACACACGTGACCGTGAAATCCTCAAAGATTCTATCAAGTTGTTGTTCAATGATATCAACCGGTATCTTATGGATGTGGGTTACCTTTTGTGTGTTTTGCGCGGTGACACAGGTAACAACAGTTGCACCATGGAGGCCAAGATATGAAAAGGATTTCAGATCTGCTTGGATGCCTGCCCCGCCTGATGGATCTGACCCTGCTATGCTGAGGACAACGTTTTTTCTCATATGAAAAAAAGGATAGATATGGGAGTGGTTTATATGTATTTTTCACCAAAGAAAAAAAATAGAATTGCACGCGTGATTAATTAGGTTTCTTTATGGTATGGGATGAGTTTGCCGTCGTCTTCCTCTTCAAATAACGGTATTTGCTTTGGTGCAGCTTTCGGTTGATGAAACGATACAGTTTTATGTAGTGCTTGGGTCATGGGTCATCCCTCCACATCGTGTTGGTGAATGAAGAGTTCCGTGGTCTTGGAATTTCTCACTGCACCAGGAGTAACAAGGTGGTTTGCAGTTGTGGAATCCCGAGCTCCTCTCCACGTCGTGAATGTAATATTGTCATGTATTCAAATACTTTATTGTCTGCAGTGCAAAAACATGATTCTTGCGGGTCAAAATGCTTGATAAAAAATCATAAGAAAAAGGGAAGGATTGCTGGTTCACTAGGAGGGATGGGATGCACTCGAAAACTACCAGCTCATTCCTTCCAAGCTCTCAAATTAACCATGGTTTTAATAATTTTTTTCGCAGCTATGATTTTAGCTAGTGATGCGTGTAGCTATGCAGTTAAACCGGTTTCACTACGAGCATTTCACTGAGATGAGTAAACCTGATAAAACCTCAGTTTACTTCTGGGTAAACCTTTTTTCTGGTTCGTTAGCTTTATATGTGGTTTTCATTTACCAGGACAACGGGGAAACCGCCTATTTTCTCCTAAGAATTACGGATGTATGATTGGTATGCATGAACTTCTCAAAGATACTCCAGGCATTCAAAAATTGTTACTTGGAAACGAAGCAATCACTCGAGGTGCATTAGAAGCTGGTGTGGATGTTGCAACAACATATCCCGGGACGCCATCGTCAGAAATCGCTGATACGTTTTCAAAGATAGCTCGTCAAGCGACCCATGAACAGATTGATCCTGGTTTTTATTTTGAATATTCGATTAACGAAAAAGTTGCCCTGGAGGTTGCTGCAGCTGCATCAGTCTGCGGGTTACGATCACTGACCTGTATGAAGCACGTTGGGTTGAATGTTGCTAGTGACACGTTCATGACGTATCTGTATGTCGGTTGCAAAGGTGGTCATATTATCGTATCAGCTGATGATCCGTATTGTCATTCATCGCAAAATGAGCAAGATAATCGATATTTTGCGTTGTTTGGAAGTGCACCGATGCTTGAACCTTCAACTCCTGATGAGGCAAAAGAAATGACGAGGATTGGTTTTGATCTTTCAGAGGAACTTCGTCTTCCGGTACTTATGCGGACGACGACACGACTCAATCATGCTCGAGGACCTGTACTTCTAAAACCTATGACCAAACCTCGACGGAAAGGTCGTTTTGAAAAAAATCCTCTACTCGTCACAGTTCCATCAACTGCACGTGCTCAACATCCTGTGTTGTTAGAAAAAATGGAGCGGGCGGAAAAAATCTCTGAAAAATCTCCTTTTAACAGTATTATCAAAATTGGTACGCCAAAAGATGTTGGCATTATCGCATCTGGTGTCTCAGTAACCTATGCTCATGAAGTCGCCAAGGTTATGAACCTTGATGTCTCATTGCTAAAACTCGGAATGACCCACCCGATTCCCCGGAAACTTTGTGAAAAGTTTTTGAACTCATGTTCCCAGGTTCTCGTGGTCGAAGAACTTGAACCAATTCTTGAAAACCAACTGAAAGCACTTGCCTATGATCTTGGATCTGATGTAAAGATTTTTGGAAAATCATCAGGACATTTCTCTCGGTTATACGAATATACCCCTGAGCTTGTAGCACAGGCATATGCAAAACTGTTCAAGATGAAATCACCGTATCCGAAACCAGTGCAGTCTACACTCAAACTACCGAGTCGACCGCCGTCGCTGTGCCCAGGATGCCCACATCGAGCAACCTACTATGCAGTACGAAAAGCTGCACCAAAAGAGACAGTATATCCGACCGATATCGGTTGCTATACGTTGGGAAAAGAAAAACCATTGGAAACCGCTGATTTGCTGTTTTGCATGGGGTCCAACGCTGGAACTGCTTCTGGTCTCGCAGTTGCAACCGATCAGAAAGTTGTATCATTTATGGGTGATTCGACATTTTTCCATTCAGGAATTCCTCCGATCATCAACGCAGTACATCATAACCATGACGTGGTAATTACCATCTTAGACAATCGAACAACGGCAATGACTGGTCATCAACCCCATCCTGGGACTGAGTTTGATGGGATGGGACGTCCAGCGAAAATGTTGCTCGTTGAAGATGTCGTTAAAGGTCTCGGAGTACAACACCTTGAAGTGGTGAATCCGAATAATATTAAAGCAACCACTGAAGCGTTCAAACGTGCTCTTGATTTTAAGGGGACAGCGGTTGTGGTGAGTAAATCACCCTGTATTCTTCTTGAACTGGAACGGAAGCGAAAAGCAGGTGAAAAAAAATCAGTTTATACCATCGATCAGAAAGAATGCAAGCGATGTAAGACGTGTATTGGGCGGTTCGGCTGTCCAGCACAGTTCTATGGAGAAGATGGCAGTGTCAACATTGATCCAACGCAGTGTAACGGATGTGGGAATTGTGCTGAAATCTGCCCGTTCCACGCGATTCATGTGGTGGGGGACTGATGACTATGTTAAAACAGACAAACATTGTGATCGCTGGTGTTGGTGGGCAGGGAGTGATTACTGCAGCAAACATCCTTGGAAAAGCAGCGGTAAAAACAAACACCTATATCATTGCATCTGAGATTCATGGGATGGCACAACGTGGCGGGACAGTCAACTGCATGGTTCGTATGGGCGATGTTGCAAGTCCGCTTGTACCAACTGGATGCGCTCATGTTATCCTTAGTTTAGAACCTATCGAAGCACTTCGGTATATTATGTATGCCAATAAGAAAACCCAGATTATAACTGATATCAATCCGGTTATCCCATTTACTGTTGCTGTTGGTGGTGAGCAGTACCCAAAACTCGAAGAGGTATGTGCGGAACTCAAACGATATGGAATTGTGTATACGGTTGACGCATTACATGTTGCTCGAGAAGCAGGGGCAGTGATTACAAAAAATATTGTAATGCTTGGTGCGCTTGCAGCATCAGAGGTGCTTCCGTTTTCATCTGATATTTTACTTGATACTATTTTAGAAGCAATTCCTGAGAAATATAAGGATGTGAACCGGAAGGCTTTTGAAGGTGGTATGAAGGCATATCATACATCAAAATATGAGCGGTGACCTCTGCTCTCACTGTATATTTCCTATGAAGCAGAACAGAAGTGTTCCGAGACGTTTTTCTGTTGTACATCCTGCAGTAATTGTAATTGTTGGTTTACCAAGTCCAAGAATCAAACCAGATTTGATCTGTGTTTCATGACCGGGATCAAGAGAAGAAATAGTCCCTTGTATATCTTTATTCATAAGAATAATGCCTCCTCGGAGTTGAATACTCCAGGGTATGTTTTCCTGAGCGGTTGTACCTATGTTTTTTACGGTTGCAGTAATTCCAAAACCACCCTTGATGTTGGTAATTTGGATCTCGCATGGTTTTTGAAGTATTGTTGCAGTTGTTGTATTCTGTGCAACTGTTCCGTGCTGGTCGGTTACTGTGAGTGTGATGGTATACCTCCCTTCAGTGTCGTATGAATGTATCGGGTTTTGTTCCTTTGATAATGTACCATCTCCAAAGTTCCAGGAGTAAGAATATGATGGTACTCCACCGG
The Candidatus Thermoplasmatota archaeon DNA segment above includes these coding regions:
- the iorA gene encoding indolepyruvate ferredoxin oxidoreductase subunit alpha — its product is MHELLKDTPGIQKLLLGNEAITRGALEAGVDVATTYPGTPSSEIADTFSKIARQATHEQIDPGFYFEYSINEKVALEVAAAASVCGLRSLTCMKHVGLNVASDTFMTYLYVGCKGGHIIVSADDPYCHSSQNEQDNRYFALFGSAPMLEPSTPDEAKEMTRIGFDLSEELRLPVLMRTTTRLNHARGPVLLKPMTKPRRKGRFEKNPLLVTVPSTARAQHPVLLEKMERAEKISEKSPFNSIIKIGTPKDVGIIASGVSVTYAHEVAKVMNLDVSLLKLGMTHPIPRKLCEKFLNSCSQVLVVEELEPILENQLKALAYDLGSDVKIFGKSSGHFSRLYEYTPELVAQAYAKLFKMKSPYPKPVQSTLKLPSRPPSLCPGCPHRATYYAVRKAAPKETVYPTDIGCYTLGKEKPLETADLLFCMGSNAGTASGLAVATDQKVVSFMGDSTFFHSGIPPIINAVHHNHDVVITILDNRTTAMTGHQPHPGTEFDGMGRPAKMLLVEDVVKGLGVQHLEVVNPNNIKATTEAFKRALDFKGTAVVVSKSPCILLELERKRKAGEKKSVYTIDQKECKRCKTCIGRFGCPAQFYGEDGSVNIDPTQCNGCGNCAEICPFHAIHVVGD
- the iorB gene encoding indolepyruvate ferredoxin oxidoreductase subunit beta, with the protein product MTMLKQTNIVIAGVGGQGVITAANILGKAAVKTNTYIIASEIHGMAQRGGTVNCMVRMGDVASPLVPTGCAHVILSLEPIEALRYIMYANKKTQIITDINPVIPFTVAVGGEQYPKLEEVCAELKRYGIVYTVDALHVAREAGAVITKNIVMLGALAASEVLPFSSDILLDTILEAIPEKYKDVNRKAFEGGMKAYHTSKYER
- the thiD gene encoding bifunctional hydroxymethylpyrimidine kinase/phosphomethylpyrimidine kinase, which codes for MRKNVVLSIAGSDPSGGAGIQADLKSFSYLGLHGATVVTCVTAQNTQKVTHIHKIPVDIIEQQLDRIFEDFTVTCVKTGMLYDAEIVACVTRKLQQEKIRPVVDPVMVATSGDNLAQTDFADTLKKHLLPISCLLTANIPEAEKLTHTKIRSIEDMRTSCQTLEQFGPDMVLIKGGHLQSHNATDVFFDGTTTYEYSLPMIHNTKAHGSGCTLSALITGLLAMNKQPADAVRHAKWITWNMINQGYHPGKGSDVLNHHLQPMHTQPPVTNEEITVWITLKKALDDLLLLIPVDLIPEVGINFVYAIPHAQHHHEVCGLSGRIIKRNTTPWCCGELCFGGSKHVAAIVLAASACDPSVRSALNIKYSPLLIDTCRNHGFTVGCFDRKEEPADTPSTMEWGTRLVVQQLGQVPDIIYDKGAVGKEPMIRILGKDPSDVLVKLQKIITNKGKTQEKIRNIYKQRH
- the albA gene encoding DNA-binding protein Alba; the encoded protein is MTTKETSEENVIYIGNKPPMSYVLAVVTQFNSGSNEVIIKARGRAISRAVDAAEITRNRFVPDAKVKEIRIGTESITNEEGRTSNVSSIEIALSK